A single Opisthocomus hoazin isolate bOpiHoa1 chromosome 1, bOpiHoa1.hap1, whole genome shotgun sequence DNA region contains:
- the PTHLH gene encoding parathyroid hormone-related protein — protein MFTKLFQQWSFAVFLLSYSVPSYGRSVEGISRRLKRAVSEHQLLHDKGKSIQDLRRRIFLQNLIEGVNTAEIRATSEVSPNPKPATNTKNYPVRFGSDDEGRYLTQETNKSQTYKEQPLKVSGKKKKAKPGKRKEQDKKKRRARSAWLNSGVYGSGMTESPLLDNSVTTHNHTLRRR, from the exons ATGTTCACCAAACTCTTCCAGCAGTGGAGTTTCGCGGTGTTTCTGCTGAGCTACTCCGTGCCCTCTTACGGGAGATCAGTGGAGGGAATCAGCCGCAGACT CAAACGGGCTGTATCAGAGCACCAGCTATTGCATGACAAGGGCAAGTCAATCCAAGATTTACGAAGAAGAATATTCCTTCAAAATTTAATTGAAGGTGTCAACACTGCAGAAATCCGTGCAACTTCAGAGGTTTCACCCAACCCTAAGCCAGCGACCAATACGAAGAACTACCCTGTCCGTTTTGGCAGCGACGATGAGGGCAGATACCTAACTCAGGAGACAAACAAATCACAGACCTACAAGGAGCAGCCCCTGAAGGTAtcggggaagaaaaagaaagcaaagcctgGAAAGCGTAAGGAACAAGATAAGAAAAAGAGGCGAGCCCGCTCAGCTTGGCTGAATTCTGGCGTGTATGGAAGCGGCATGACCGAGAGCCCACTCTTGGACAACTCTGTTACTACACATAATCACACTTTAAG GAGGCGCTGA